The proteins below come from a single Deltaproteobacteria bacterium genomic window:
- a CDS encoding DUF503 domain-containing protein, protein MVVGVLQLTIFISSSQSLKDKRAVLRKIKSRVRNEFNVSISECGDHDLWQRALLGICQIGADQAYIDGALHAVVRFIDEMFVAEIGEEKVEFLHY, encoded by the coding sequence ATGGTCGTGGGAGTGCTGCAACTCACCATTTTCATCTCCAGTAGCCAGTCCCTGAAAGACAAGCGGGCCGTGCTACGCAAGATCAAAAGCCGAGTGCGGAACGAGTTCAATGTCTCCATCTCGGAATGCGGAGATCATGACCTGTGGCAAAGAGCCCTGCTCGGCATTTGCCAGATTGGGGCAGACCAAGCCTACATTGATGGGGCCTTGCACGCCGTCGTGCGGTTTATCGATGAAATGTTTGTCGCCGAGATCGGCGAGGAAAAAGTCGAGTTTCTGCATTACTGA